Proteins from a genomic interval of Aquabacterium olei:
- a CDS encoding ammonium transporter: MSTPSLVRRGITAVALAACSTAVLAQAPAPTPTLNTGDTAFVFVCSLVVLLMTLPGLALFYAGLTRVKNVLSMLMQVFAVSSLMALLYAIYGYSLTFVDGGSLQAFIGGTSKFFMNGITVDSLQGTVPELLYFLFLTLFAAITPAIICGAFAERVKFSAVMVFMVVWLTINYVPMAHMAWGGGWVAGLIPQDFAGGNVVHVNVGIASLVAAWMVGPRLGWGSTSMAPHNMTMTMTGASLLWVGWLGFCGGCALAANGFAMLVVVNTFLASCAGALSWMAVEWVHRGRPSLLGLLSGSIAGLVAITPACGFVGPMGAIVLGIIVSPICVWAVDVLKPLMKLDDSLDVFGVHGVGGIVGGLLTPIFALPALGGVGFAEGRDLGTQLAYQTGALGFSILYSAVTSLVAFMVAKVVCGGLRIDEEQEVDGLDVSSHGEVGYKLSN; encoded by the coding sequence ATGTCCACACCCTCTCTCGTCCGGCGCGGCATCACCGCCGTCGCGCTTGCTGCCTGCAGCACGGCCGTCCTGGCCCAGGCTCCGGCACCCACACCCACGCTCAACACCGGCGACACGGCCTTTGTCTTCGTGTGCAGCCTGGTCGTTCTGCTCATGACGCTACCGGGCCTGGCGCTCTTTTACGCAGGCCTCACCCGCGTCAAGAACGTGCTGTCCATGCTGATGCAGGTCTTTGCCGTCTCCAGCCTGATGGCGCTGCTGTACGCGATCTATGGCTACAGCCTGACGTTCGTCGACGGAGGCAGTCTGCAGGCCTTCATCGGCGGCACCAGCAAGTTCTTCATGAACGGCATCACCGTGGACTCGCTGCAAGGCACCGTGCCCGAGCTGCTGTACTTCCTGTTCCTCACGCTGTTTGCCGCCATCACGCCGGCCATCATCTGCGGGGCCTTCGCAGAACGCGTGAAGTTCTCGGCGGTGATGGTGTTCATGGTGGTGTGGCTCACCATCAACTACGTTCCTATGGCGCACATGGCCTGGGGCGGCGGCTGGGTTGCCGGCCTGATCCCGCAGGACTTTGCAGGCGGCAACGTGGTTCACGTGAACGTGGGCATCGCCTCGCTGGTCGCGGCCTGGATGGTCGGCCCTCGCCTCGGCTGGGGCAGCACCAGCATGGCACCGCACAACATGACGATGACCATGACCGGTGCGTCGCTGCTGTGGGTGGGCTGGCTGGGCTTCTGTGGCGGTTGCGCCCTGGCGGCCAACGGCTTTGCCATGTTGGTCGTGGTGAACACTTTCCTCGCATCGTGCGCCGGCGCCCTCTCCTGGATGGCCGTGGAATGGGTGCACCGTGGCAGGCCCAGCCTGCTCGGTCTGCTGTCCGGCTCGATCGCTGGCCTGGTGGCCATCACCCCGGCCTGCGGCTTCGTGGGCCCAATGGGTGCCATCGTGCTGGGCATCATCGTCTCTCCGATCTGCGTGTGGGCGGTCGACGTGCTCAAGCCGCTGATGAAGCTCGATGACTCGCTGGACGTGTTCGGCGTGCACGGCGTCGGTGGCATCGTCGGCGGCCTGCTGACCCCGATCTTTGCCTTGCCGGCCCTGGGTGGTGTGGGCTTCGCCGAAGGGCGCGACCTGGGCACGCAACTGGCCTACCAAACGGGTGCGCTGGGCTTCAGCATCCTGTACTCGGCCGTCACCAGCCTGGTCGCCTTCATGGTGGCCAAGGTGGTGTGCGGTGGCCTGCGCATCGACGAAGAGCAGGAGGTGGACGGCCTGGACGTCTCCTCGCACGGCGAGGTGGGCTACAAGCTGAGCAACTGA
- a CDS encoding TorF family putative porin, protein MALSSTPRLTRVAAACALALPLLAGAETAPYTLTTNVALVSEYVFRGMTYSQGRAAVQGGADFAHQSGLYLGVWASSVSSEPLGGAVSEVDYYGGYTASAGDFTYDVGLLQFTFPRGKLTNNVSLNTLEAYGSITWKMLNLKYSRTIGDYFGVNEKSGYRADSKGSDYIEANINYEFLPGWTANLHAGRQSVKGSSEYNFSDYKVGVSRDLGAGWLASLAWIDTTGDTVLYTYPSGVNVAAAKWVASIKRTF, encoded by the coding sequence ATGGCCTTGTCCTCTACCCCTCGCTTGACGCGAGTTGCCGCCGCCTGTGCACTGGCACTGCCCCTCCTGGCCGGTGCCGAAACCGCACCCTACACCTTGACCACCAATGTGGCCCTGGTGAGCGAATACGTGTTCCGCGGCATGACGTACTCGCAAGGTCGCGCAGCCGTACAGGGCGGCGCTGACTTTGCGCACCAGAGCGGCCTGTATCTCGGGGTCTGGGCCAGCAGCGTCAGCAGCGAGCCGCTGGGGGGCGCCGTGTCCGAAGTGGACTACTACGGTGGCTACACCGCGTCGGCGGGCGACTTCACCTACGACGTCGGCCTGCTTCAGTTCACCTTTCCCCGCGGCAAGCTGACCAACAACGTCAGCCTCAACACGCTGGAGGCGTATGGCAGCATCACCTGGAAGATGCTGAACCTGAAGTACTCTCGCACGATCGGTGACTACTTCGGCGTGAACGAGAAGTCCGGCTACCGCGCCGACTCGAAGGGCTCGGACTACATCGAAGCCAACATCAACTACGAGTTCCTGCCAGGCTGGACGGCCAATCTGCATGCGGGCCGGCAATCGGTGAAGGGCAGCAGCGAGTACAACTTCTCCGACTACAAGGTGGGCGTGTCGCGCGACCTGGGTGCGGGCTGGCTCGCCTCGCTCGCCTGGATCGACACGACGGGCGACACCGTCCTCTACACCTACCCTTCTGGCGTGAACGTGGCTGCAGCCAAGTGGGTGGCTTCGATCAAGCGCACCTTCTGA
- the purU gene encoding formyltetrahydrofolate deformylase has product MSDPRTYTLTLSCPDRLGIVAAVSQFVTARGGWIIEANHHAEQEDNVFFMRQVILADSLNCSVAQLRAAFEPLAKSFGMTWSISDSAVKKRMVVMVSKQEHCIYDLLGRWHAGELPVDIPCVISNHETFRGLVEWHGIPFHHVPVTPENKPQAYRQVMDIFDTAQADLMVLARYMQVLSPEMCERYAGRIINIHHSFLPSFVGAKPYHQAHDRGVKLIGATCHYVTADLDQGPIIEQDVIRIDHSDLISDLVRYGKDIEKAVLARGLRFHLEDRVIVHKNKTIVFR; this is encoded by the coding sequence ATGTCTGATCCCCGTACCTATACCCTCACCCTATCCTGCCCGGATCGCCTGGGCATCGTCGCCGCCGTGAGCCAGTTCGTCACGGCGCGCGGAGGCTGGATCATCGAAGCCAATCACCACGCCGAGCAGGAAGACAACGTCTTCTTCATGCGACAGGTGATCCTGGCCGATTCGCTCAACTGCAGCGTGGCGCAGTTGCGGGCTGCCTTCGAGCCGCTGGCCAAGTCCTTCGGCATGACGTGGTCCATCTCGGACTCCGCCGTGAAGAAGCGCATGGTGGTCATGGTCTCCAAGCAGGAGCACTGCATCTATGACCTGCTCGGCCGCTGGCATGCCGGCGAGCTGCCGGTCGACATCCCGTGCGTGATCTCGAACCACGAGACCTTCCGCGGTCTCGTCGAGTGGCACGGGATCCCATTCCACCACGTGCCCGTCACGCCGGAGAACAAGCCGCAGGCCTACCGCCAGGTGATGGACATCTTCGACACCGCGCAGGCCGACCTCATGGTGCTCGCGCGCTACATGCAGGTGCTGTCGCCCGAGATGTGCGAGCGCTATGCCGGTCGCATCATCAACATCCACCACTCCTTCCTGCCGAGCTTTGTGGGCGCCAAGCCGTACCACCAGGCGCACGACCGCGGCGTGAAACTGATCGGCGCAACCTGCCACTACGTCACGGCCGACCTGGACCAGGGTCCCATCATCGAGCAGGACGTCATCCGCATCGACCACAGCGACCTGATCAGCGATCTGGTCCGCTATGGCAAGGACATCGAAAAGGCCGTGCTCGCACGGGGCCTGCGCTTCCATCTGGAAGACCGCGTGATCGTTCACAAGAACAAGACCATCGTGTTCCGCTGA
- a CDS encoding DUF1989 domain-containing protein, protein MADAAIPLAPPRASILRQPGLPADAPGSRRLVVAGQGVTMAPVQAGDTVVLTNREGGQRCEVTLVDLQGRFAPAGPGLSTEAARCVLGMLTDAAHADVRRVRDALTRRGVALASIEGHACFSPTSPAGEQIEFTVQHDGLLLVGAPAPDMAVDLTDTATPIDVRITRAAADAGPTPLPEPLAVPLQDIRIAAGTAQAYVVKAGQYIQVIDVEGRQCSDFQAFALDKVQRGLDRGLDATVTRTLLGRSYPTPGLPSKAFDRDCTPLIEFVQDTVGRHDAFATACGPRYYDDMGYPGHVNCSENFNLALAPYGVAPRPAWEAMNFFYNTALDEHEQLHLDEPWSRPGDYVLMRALTDLLCVSSSCPDDIDPANGWEPTDIHIRTYDAALQFPRAIAHRMTPDAEPRMTRETPFHPATSALTTHYTDYRGQWLPTRFLNEGPVAEYWACREGVAVMDLSALRKFEITGPDAEPLLQWCMTRDIGKLSVGQIVYTAICHPHGGMMDDGTVFRMGPDSFRLVCGEDVTGIWLREQAQKMGYRAWVRSSTDQLCNLAVQGPKSRELLSQILWTAPAQPTIEQLQWFRFAPARIGGFEGEPVVVSRTGYTGELGFEVFCHPRHSQRVFDAIWQAGQPLGLKPLGLDALDMLRIEAGLVFAGYEFCDQTDPFEAGIGFTVPLKTKACDFVGRDALVRRKAAPRGVLVGLALEANEVAAHGDGVYVGRAQVGVVTSGMYSPTLQRSIALARVDAHYAELGTALEVGKLDGQQKRLPAQVVRFPHYDPDKLRVKS, encoded by the coding sequence GCCGGCGCCTCGTGGTGGCGGGTCAGGGCGTCACGATGGCGCCGGTTCAGGCCGGCGACACCGTGGTGCTGACCAACCGCGAAGGTGGGCAGCGATGCGAGGTGACCCTGGTCGACCTGCAGGGGCGGTTCGCCCCCGCCGGCCCGGGGCTCTCGACTGAAGCAGCGCGCTGCGTGCTCGGCATGCTCACCGATGCCGCGCATGCCGATGTGCGCCGCGTGCGGGATGCACTGACACGCCGCGGCGTGGCGCTCGCATCCATCGAAGGCCACGCCTGCTTTTCGCCAACCTCGCCGGCGGGTGAACAGATCGAGTTCACCGTTCAGCACGACGGACTGCTTCTGGTTGGCGCGCCGGCTCCGGACATGGCGGTGGACCTGACCGACACGGCCACGCCGATCGACGTTCGCATCACACGCGCCGCTGCAGACGCCGGGCCAACCCCGCTGCCCGAGCCCCTCGCAGTCCCGCTGCAGGACATCCGCATTGCCGCGGGCACAGCCCAGGCCTATGTGGTCAAGGCGGGGCAGTACATCCAGGTCATCGACGTGGAAGGCCGGCAGTGTTCCGACTTTCAGGCCTTTGCACTCGACAAGGTGCAACGTGGGCTGGACCGGGGCCTGGATGCCACCGTGACCCGCACCTTGCTGGGGCGCAGCTACCCCACGCCAGGCCTGCCCTCCAAGGCCTTCGACCGCGACTGCACACCGTTGATCGAATTCGTGCAGGACACCGTGGGTCGCCACGATGCCTTTGCCACGGCCTGCGGGCCCCGCTACTACGACGACATGGGCTACCCCGGCCATGTCAACTGCAGCGAGAACTTCAACCTGGCCCTGGCCCCATACGGTGTCGCCCCGCGCCCTGCGTGGGAGGCGATGAACTTCTTCTACAACACGGCGCTGGACGAGCACGAGCAGCTGCACCTGGACGAGCCCTGGTCACGCCCTGGCGACTACGTGCTGATGCGCGCGCTCACCGACCTGCTGTGCGTGAGCTCGTCCTGCCCGGATGACATCGATCCCGCCAACGGCTGGGAGCCGACCGACATCCACATCCGGACCTACGACGCCGCGTTGCAGTTCCCTCGCGCCATAGCGCACCGCATGACACCCGATGCCGAGCCTCGCATGACCCGAGAAACCCCCTTCCATCCCGCCACGTCGGCCCTCACGACGCACTACACGGACTACCGGGGCCAGTGGCTGCCCACGCGCTTCCTCAACGAGGGGCCGGTCGCCGAGTACTGGGCGTGCCGCGAAGGCGTGGCCGTCATGGACCTGAGCGCGCTGCGCAAGTTCGAGATCACCGGCCCTGACGCCGAGCCCCTGCTGCAGTGGTGCATGACGCGGGACATCGGCAAGCTGTCCGTCGGCCAGATCGTCTACACCGCCATCTGCCATCCCCACGGCGGGATGATGGACGACGGCACGGTGTTCCGCATGGGACCCGACAGCTTCCGCCTGGTCTGCGGCGAAGACGTGACCGGCATCTGGCTGCGGGAACAGGCTCAGAAAATGGGCTACCGGGCCTGGGTTCGCTCGTCCACGGACCAGCTGTGCAACCTGGCCGTTCAGGGCCCCAAGTCGCGCGAGCTGCTCAGCCAGATCCTGTGGACCGCACCGGCCCAACCCACGATCGAGCAACTGCAATGGTTCCGCTTTGCGCCGGCCCGCATCGGCGGTTTCGAGGGTGAGCCGGTTGTGGTCTCCCGAACCGGCTACACCGGCGAGCTCGGCTTCGAGGTCTTCTGCCACCCGCGGCACTCGCAGCGCGTGTTCGACGCCATCTGGCAAGCGGGCCAACCGCTGGGACTGAAGCCCCTGGGCCTGGACGCGCTGGACATGCTGCGCATCGAAGCCGGCCTGGTGTTCGCGGGCTACGAGTTCTGCGACCAGACCGATCCCTTCGAAGCCGGCATCGGCTTCACCGTGCCGCTCAAGACCAAGGCCTGCGATTTCGTCGGTCGCGACGCCCTGGTGCGCCGCAAGGCCGCGCCCCGTGGTGTGCTGGTGGGCCTGGCTCTCGAGGCCAACGAAGTGGCCGCCCACGGTGATGGCGTCTACGTCGGTCGCGCTCAGGTCGGTGTCGTCACCAGCGGCATGTACTCCCCGACTCTGCAGCGCTCGATCGCGCTGGCGCGGGTCGATGCGCACTACGCCGAGCTCGGCACCGCACTGGAAGTCGGCAAGCTCGATGGACAGCAGAAGCGCCTGCCTGCCCAGGTCGTGCGCTTCCCGCATTACGACCCGGACAAGCTGCGCGTGAAGTCCTGA